A stretch of the Planktothricoides raciborskii GIHE-MW2 genome encodes the following:
- the cas5 gene encoding type I-MYXAN CRISPR-associated protein Cas5/Cmx5/DevS, with protein sequence MQSITLKVEVPIACFRQSRAREYAETYPVPPPATVYGMLLSMVGEIDRYQHCGCELAIALISEPQISRVIRTFRRVKKQDIHDPTNARPDYQELLTDIRFMVWVATGNEPNKPSLANRLDQAFINPATVNRFGGLCLGESRDLVNAITPVKSGEVAEPLRWLVQNEDGLLTLPYWVDHVGSKGTRWRRYDILEPANIYQPPDMAWTAIDFD encoded by the coding sequence ATGCAATCAATTACTTTAAAAGTTGAAGTTCCGATCGCCTGTTTTCGGCAGTCACGGGCGAGAGAATATGCGGAAACTTATCCCGTGCCACCCCCAGCAACGGTGTATGGAATGCTATTATCTATGGTGGGAGAAATAGACCGCTATCAACATTGTGGTTGTGAGTTAGCGATCGCCCTCATTTCCGAACCACAAATCTCTAGAGTAATTAGAACTTTTCGCCGGGTAAAAAAGCAGGATATCCATGACCCGACTAACGCCCGTCCCGACTATCAAGAGTTATTAACAGATATTCGGTTTATGGTGTGGGTGGCGACGGGAAATGAGCCAAATAAACCCAGTTTAGCGAACCGCTTAGACCAAGCATTTATTAATCCCGCAACGGTGAATCGGTTTGGGGGATTATGTTTAGGAGAAAGCCGGGATTTAGTCAATGCCATTACTCCGGTAAAGTCAGGAGAAGTTGCCGAACCTTTGCGCTGGTTAGTGCAAAATGAAGATGGTTTATTGACTTTGCCTTATTGGGTGGATCATGTGGGTTCAAAAGGAACTCGTTGGCGGCGCTATGACATTTTAGAACCGGCTAATATTTACCAACCCCCTGATATGGCTTGGACAGCGATCGATTTTGATTAA
- the cas7i gene encoding type I-B CRISPR-associated protein Cas7/Cst2/DevR, with translation MSFHLFGNILTVYGTAANNRGENEGNITTLQKLLWKGEVHTTVSAEAIRWALRYFWQNSEYDFEVNRQWHDAKNDYDWQSHHFDELLYIDDDVLGFMRAEGAKVDESDPPKKGKKPPKGTATVKRGVLEVTRAVSMIPYTGDITFNSTGGAKGSTSLYGTEVHATRYQYGFAMTPERLKVKERIIPTLDGLSSIGEVGGNHARFLYDFSPDSIVLRWTNDFSPRFLYCFEEDDEGAIYAPDLLRRIEAGDIEAKELWVGGAIAHTATGSKLDELGVKLFPGVKAAVTDLQARITRDLQL, from the coding sequence ATGTCATTTCATTTGTTTGGGAATATTTTGACCGTGTATGGTACAGCAGCGAACAATCGCGGTGAGAATGAAGGCAATATTACCACTCTGCAAAAGTTACTGTGGAAAGGAGAAGTCCATACCACCGTATCCGCAGAAGCAATTCGCTGGGCATTGCGATATTTTTGGCAAAATTCAGAATATGATTTTGAGGTGAATCGGCAATGGCATGATGCGAAAAATGATTATGATTGGCAAAGTCATCATTTTGATGAGTTACTCTATATTGATGATGATGTATTAGGCTTTATGCGGGCTGAAGGGGCAAAAGTTGATGAATCGGATCCGCCAAAAAAAGGCAAAAAACCCCCGAAAGGAACCGCAACCGTAAAACGAGGAGTTTTGGAAGTGACTCGCGCTGTTTCTATGATTCCTTATACGGGAGATATTACTTTTAATTCTACGGGTGGGGCGAAGGGGTCAACGTCACTTTATGGGACAGAAGTTCATGCCACCCGCTATCAATATGGGTTTGCTATGACCCCGGAACGATTGAAAGTTAAAGAGCGAATTATTCCGACTTTAGATGGGTTGAGTTCTATTGGAGAAGTGGGGGGAAATCATGCCCGATTTTTATATGATTTTTCTCCCGATAGTATTGTGTTGCGTTGGACAAATGACTTTTCCCCGCGTTTTCTTTATTGCTTTGAAGAAGATGATGAGGGGGCGATTTATGCCCCAGATTTATTGCGGCGCATTGAAGCAGGAGATATCGAGGCAAAAGAGTTATGGGTGGGGGGCGCGATCGCTCATACTGCTACCGGATCTAAGTTAGATGAATTAGGGGTTAAATTATTTCCTGGGGTGAAAGCAGCGGTGACTGATTTGCAAGCCAGAATTACCAGAGATTTACAGTTATAA
- the cas8a1 gene encoding type I-MYXAN CRISPR-associated Cas8a1/Cmx1, with product MKIELDLGNPNFTLLHRAGLAGLWMSLRQLGRETQVENRPGGLDWQCDRRRVILSWNGNDLEVMNWLLQESFQLKDGVICLRGLDSKTMDIQNQMILHQGILGTFLQHNKTHTKLGNEQKSFQLDEEHPPLVVQYKSLSGYVYQEFAKNLCDREGNLSKEPLKVPGWLNPGAVVRHTAFSGQTSFEEPPEFALVLLFACVGCCYYILRSQLRDKRAQYALVIPEVRDLETYAKYRQQSKLRLQGYQDFYACGLGDAGLRFLTAETTINITETYGVSSCQVVTLGTVSWSAQQKTRTDLYLVKADDEICQVYQDCQSYFRDRIVKGKNDTSFIARSFAREIITENLVKSQPWYLGLSDYVNSNESFQKLTYEREGLYKMVQKLKPETKRLFVQACHECLYFTYGKARGKFKDKKNNELTLEEKKIIESNINRENVKIRTSLTRCRNAESFREFMVKFWARAGNIPTLREHWNEFIDMMTGQANWKETRDLALLALASYKRPQIFQQNDNDENQEDIPEYDPPDILDL from the coding sequence ATGAAAATAGAATTAGATTTAGGCAATCCTAATTTTACTTTATTGCACCGGGCAGGTTTAGCGGGTTTGTGGATGAGTTTACGGCAATTGGGCAGAGAAACTCAGGTAGAAAATCGTCCCGGTGGCTTGGATTGGCAATGCGATCGCCGTCGAGTGATTTTATCTTGGAACGGCAATGATTTAGAGGTAATGAATTGGTTATTGCAAGAGTCATTTCAGTTAAAAGATGGGGTGATTTGCCTGCGAGGTTTGGACAGCAAAACAATGGATATTCAAAATCAGATGATTTTGCACCAAGGAATTTTAGGCACGTTCTTACAGCACAATAAAACTCACACAAAATTAGGCAATGAACAAAAATCATTTCAACTTGATGAAGAACATCCCCCTCTGGTGGTACAATATAAATCATTGAGTGGTTATGTGTATCAAGAATTTGCTAAAAATTTGTGCGATCGAGAGGGAAACTTATCAAAAGAACCGCTAAAGGTGCCAGGGTGGTTAAATCCTGGGGCGGTGGTACGGCATACGGCATTTTCTGGGCAGACTAGCTTTGAAGAACCCCCAGAGTTTGCTTTGGTTTTGCTGTTTGCTTGCGTGGGTTGTTGTTATTATATTCTGCGATCGCAATTACGGGATAAACGCGCCCAATATGCTTTGGTAATTCCTGAAGTTCGGGATTTAGAAACCTATGCCAAATATCGTCAACAGTCTAAGTTAAGATTGCAAGGATATCAAGATTTTTATGCTTGTGGATTGGGGGATGCGGGTTTAAGGTTTTTAACCGCTGAAACCACGATAAATATTACCGAAACTTATGGGGTTTCCAGTTGTCAGGTGGTGACATTAGGGACGGTTTCTTGGTCTGCCCAGCAAAAAACTCGTACTGATTTATATTTAGTGAAAGCAGATGACGAAATTTGCCAAGTTTATCAAGATTGTCAGAGTTATTTTCGCGATCGCATTGTCAAGGGAAAAAATGACACCAGTTTTATTGCTCGCAGTTTTGCCAGAGAGATTATTACCGAAAATTTGGTAAAATCTCAGCCTTGGTATTTAGGCTTATCCGACTATGTAAATAGTAATGAGTCATTCCAAAAATTAACCTATGAACGAGAGGGACTATATAAAATGGTGCAAAAGTTAAAACCAGAAACAAAACGATTATTCGTGCAAGCTTGTCACGAATGCCTTTATTTCACTTATGGCAAAGCAAGAGGAAAGTTCAAAGATAAAAAAAATAATGAACTGACTCTTGAAGAAAAAAAAATAATCGAAAGTAATATTAATCGAGAGAATGTAAAAATTAGAACCAGTTTGACTCGGTGTCGCAATGCAGAAAGTTTTCGAGAGTTCATGGTAAAATTTTGGGCACGGGCAGGAAACATTCCTACTTTACGAGAACATTGGAATGAATTTATCGACATGATGACCGGACAAGCTAATTGGAAGGAAACTCGAGATTTGGCTTTGCTGGCATTAGCAAGTTATAAGAGACCGCAAATATTTCAGCAAAATGATAACGATGAAAATCAGGAAGATATCCCAGAATATGATCCGCCAGATATTTTAGATTTGTAA
- the cas3 gene encoding CRISPR-associated helicase Cas3' → MKSKEFKRLLAKSLPLSKKEEDLHPMAKGAATYTGHIQAVMNSADVLLEKLGATILNQLGLPEIDREYFHNTVRLGAYLHDWGKANQHFQEMVYLKSLDPKLLDEKNRQYRKKIEKSSKEHIDRQMIRHEIISGILALGVPSIRQWLEKAPNTDLIAAVWAAMGHHLKIGLNKYKQPNGCITELIPGTGEKLEIYTHHSDFSTILKMGKQLGLPAELPKLPEETWTKSQIQEQLTRLKREFIDIEESIKEQKDWQRQKFIAAVKATVMAADLAGSALPAKGYEIKDWIAQVLDLVLSETEISQLLEQRLKGQMLRPFQQQIATTKNRVTLVKAGCGTGKTVAAYAWGKKWAIGRKLFFGYPTTGTASQGYLDYAAETEIEAQLMHSRAEIDLEEILFSRESENEPNEHDAEGINSRLAAFAAWEAKLIVCTVDSVLGLIQNNRKPLYSWPAICQSAFVFDEVHAYDDRLFGALLRFLQTFTGAPILLMSASFTEGQLAAIQQVMDELQEEIQIIEGPQNLETIPRYQLQKIQEMPQIWPRVIETLANPQKAAKILWVTNSVQSCIDLYGQAKKQLTEHLPNLPIQPLIYHSRYRYKERLERHKEVVEAFKGDSPVLAITTQVCEMSLDLSADLLISAIAPAAALIQRLGRLNRYVVIDEIDNVRLMSGGICPAIIYDWENVKPYKKIELATGKKLLENLAGLAISQADLAQVAATLDSTQPTPVESKWLHGHWCNHSDFLRDAGYTITVLLEQDIAKIKYAANKRKDKSFMKEAQRWSVPIRIMSEFRTWRRIGFYPVCPKDVINYSESTGAEEP, encoded by the coding sequence ATGAAATCTAAAGAATTTAAAAGACTATTAGCAAAATCTCTGCCTCTATCAAAAAAAGAGGAAGATTTACATCCAATGGCTAAAGGCGCCGCCACTTATACCGGACATATTCAAGCGGTGATGAATTCCGCTGATGTGTTATTAGAAAAGTTAGGCGCAACCATCCTGAATCAATTAGGTTTACCAGAAATAGACCGAGAGTATTTTCACAATACAGTCCGGTTGGGGGCTTATCTCCATGACTGGGGCAAAGCCAATCAACATTTTCAGGAAATGGTTTATTTGAAATCTCTCGATCCGAAATTACTGGATGAAAAAAATCGTCAATATAGAAAGAAAATAGAGAAATCAAGTAAAGAACATATCGATCGCCAAATGATTCGCCATGAAATTATTAGTGGAATTTTAGCCCTTGGCGTTCCCAGCATTAGACAATGGTTAGAAAAAGCGCCCAATACGGATTTAATTGCAGCGGTTTGGGCAGCAATGGGACATCATTTAAAAATTGGTCTGAATAAATATAAGCAACCAAACGGCTGTATTACCGAACTGATTCCGGGAACAGGAGAAAAATTAGAAATTTATACTCACCATTCTGATTTTAGCACTATTTTAAAAATGGGTAAACAGTTAGGGTTGCCTGCTGAGTTACCAAAATTGCCAGAGGAAACTTGGACAAAATCTCAAATTCAGGAACAACTAACCAGACTTAAGCGAGAATTTATTGATATTGAAGAATCTATAAAAGAGCAAAAAGACTGGCAAAGACAAAAATTTATTGCCGCAGTAAAAGCCACGGTGATGGCGGCTGACTTAGCCGGTTCTGCATTACCTGCCAAGGGATATGAGATTAAAGACTGGATCGCACAAGTTTTAGACTTAGTATTATCCGAAACAGAGATTTCTCAGTTATTAGAACAACGGCTAAAAGGACAAATGCTGCGTCCTTTTCAACAACAAATTGCCACAACCAAAAACCGCGTAACTTTAGTCAAAGCTGGCTGTGGAACGGGTAAAACTGTGGCGGCTTATGCTTGGGGTAAAAAATGGGCAATAGGGCGAAAATTATTTTTTGGCTATCCCACCACGGGCACCGCATCTCAGGGTTATTTAGATTATGCCGCTGAAACGGAAATCGAAGCCCAGTTAATGCATTCTCGTGCAGAAATTGATTTAGAAGAAATATTATTTTCTCGCGAGTCTGAGAACGAACCAAATGAACATGATGCCGAGGGAATTAATTCTCGGCTGGCAGCATTCGCTGCATGGGAAGCCAAGTTAATCGTTTGTACCGTTGATTCTGTATTGGGGCTAATTCAAAATAACCGCAAACCTTTGTATTCTTGGCCAGCAATTTGTCAATCAGCTTTTGTGTTTGATGAGGTTCACGCTTATGACGATCGCCTATTTGGGGCATTGCTGCGATTTTTGCAGACATTTACCGGCGCACCAATTTTATTAATGAGTGCCAGTTTTACCGAGGGGCAATTAGCGGCTATTCAGCAAGTTATGGATGAATTACAGGAGGAAATCCAAATCATCGAGGGACCGCAAAATTTAGAAACGATTCCTCGGTATCAACTCCAGAAAATTCAGGAAATGCCGCAAATTTGGCCAAGAGTTATCGAAACTTTGGCTAACCCGCAAAAAGCAGCCAAAATTCTCTGGGTGACGAACTCGGTACAAAGTTGTATTGATTTATATGGTCAGGCAAAAAAACAATTGACTGAACATTTGCCGAATTTGCCAATTCAACCGCTGATTTATCACAGTCGCTATCGCTATAAAGAGCGTTTGGAAAGACATAAAGAGGTAGTGGAGGCATTTAAAGGAGATTCTCCAGTTTTGGCTATTACCACGCAAGTTTGCGAGATGTCTTTAGATTTAAGTGCGGATTTACTAATATCTGCGATCGCCCCTGCTGCTGCCTTAATTCAACGCTTGGGACGACTCAACCGCTATGTTGTCATTGATGAAATTGACAATGTGCGTCTAATGTCCGGCGGTATTTGCCCAGCCATTATTTATGATTGGGAAAATGTAAAACCTTATAAAAAAATAGAACTTGCCACAGGGAAAAAATTACTGGAAAATTTGGCTGGTTTAGCAATTTCTCAAGCTGATTTAGCCCAAGTTGCTGCTACCCTTGACTCTACCCAACCAACCCCCGTAGAGTCTAAATGGTTACACGGTCATTGGTGTAATCATTCAGATTTTTTGCGCGATGCTGGTTATACCATCACCGTATTACTTGAACAGGATATAGCCAAAATTAAATATGCCGCAAATAAGCGTAAGGATAAATCATTTATGAAAGAAGCACAACGTTGGTCAGTTCCCATCCGAATTATGTCCGAATTTAGAACTTGGCGACGAATTGGATTTTATCCAGTTTGTCCAAAAGATGTCATTAATTACAGTGAATCAACGGGGGCAGAAGAACCATGA
- the cas6 gene encoding type I-MYXAN CRISPR-associated protein Cas6/Cmx6, whose translation MAFFSKNTMFYSAIGEIEPFVELSFPVRGRSLPADHGYGLYAALVHQCEAFHEQEQLQILTIPGIPDRAGKILLTQQSHLRIRVPLSQIPLVYAIAGKKIRIGIHPVDIGIPAVSLLRPVSTLKARIVVLKGYSEPDVFLAAAQRQLDALEISGQVSIPLQRDGKFSRKTIKIKRHQIVGFTTKISNLSNEDSLKLQQFGLGGRRKMGAGIFVPSDM comes from the coding sequence ATGGCATTTTTTTCAAAAAATACGATGTTTTATAGTGCAATAGGCGAAATTGAGCCTTTCGTGGAACTGAGTTTCCCGGTGAGAGGGCGATCGCTTCCTGCGGATCACGGATATGGACTCTATGCTGCCTTGGTTCACCAATGCGAGGCTTTTCACGAACAAGAACAGCTTCAAATTCTGACTATTCCAGGAATTCCCGATCGCGCAGGCAAGATTTTGCTGACCCAGCAATCTCATTTGCGGATTCGAGTCCCCCTGAGTCAAATTCCCCTCGTATATGCGATCGCAGGTAAAAAAATTCGGATTGGCATTCATCCCGTAGACATTGGCATTCCGGCAGTTTCCCTCTTGCGACCCGTCTCCACCCTGAAAGCGCGAATTGTGGTGCTCAAAGGATATAGTGAACCCGATGTTTTTTTAGCCGCTGCACAACGTCAGCTTGATGCTTTGGAAATTAGCGGTCAAGTTTCTATCCCTTTACAACGTGACGGCAAATTTAGTCGAAAAACCATAAAAATTAAACGGCATCAGATAGTGGGTTTTACCACCAAAATCAGTAATTTAAGCAATGAAGACTCTTTAAAATTGCAACAATTCGGTTTAGGGGGTCGCCGAAAAATGGGTGCAGGAATTTTTGTCCCTTCTGATATGTAG
- a CDS encoding ATP-binding protein gives MAKKSESELSPPILNELGDRDLGISSLLRDLPLYSFQVEINTLCYQITEIFEKHPLLPGAILVENGDFFGMISRQRLLEYLIRPRAIDLFLNAPVQLIYSYARTDLLILSDTTSILSAARLALRRSPQLLSEPIVVKMQSGAYNLLNISELNIAYWQIRGIETQLRFENLQTLMIQTEKMASLGRLVDGVAHEILDPVGFIWGNLTYVTDYTQSLIELMGAYEQFLPNVPEEIAALQEEIEFNFLKQDLPRALDSIKNGAERLKNIASSLQNFCHMDEVYPKPADLHAAIDSVLLLLKSRLSGEVKIVKNYGYIPPVSCYIGQLNQVFINILGYAIDGLINQEVNQKFDQEFSETDYLNPVQTLSKSQIYITTTIISRSGEMPDRLDDRWVSIKIKDNGAGMSSEKLAQLYASFSGNHRRVEKETSLSVSYWIITAKHGGEFLMRSQPGEGTEFEILLRVY, from the coding sequence GTGGCTAAAAAATCTGAGTCTGAATTATCACCACCGATTTTAAACGAGTTAGGCGATCGCGACTTAGGGATTTCTTCCCTCCTCAGAGATTTGCCTTTATATTCGTTTCAGGTAGAAATCAATACCCTCTGTTATCAAATTACGGAGATATTTGAGAAACATCCCCTCCTACCCGGAGCGATTTTAGTCGAAAATGGGGATTTTTTTGGCATGATTTCTCGCCAAAGATTATTAGAATATTTAATCCGACCGCGAGCGATCGATCTCTTTTTAAATGCCCCGGTGCAGTTAATCTACAGTTATGCCCGCACTGACTTATTAATTTTGAGCGATACAACCTCTATTTTATCCGCAGCGCGTTTAGCCTTGCGGCGATCGCCTCAACTATTATCAGAACCCATTGTCGTCAAAATGCAATCCGGTGCCTACAACTTATTAAATATTAGTGAGTTAAATATTGCCTATTGGCAAATTCGCGGCATTGAAACGCAGTTACGGTTTGAAAACTTACAAACCCTTATGATTCAAACGGAGAAAATGGCCAGTTTAGGTCGTTTAGTAGATGGCGTTGCCCATGAAATATTAGATCCCGTAGGTTTTATTTGGGGAAATTTAACTTATGTCACCGACTATACTCAAAGTTTAATTGAGTTGATGGGGGCTTATGAGCAATTCCTGCCCAATGTACCAGAAGAAATTGCCGCCCTCCAGGAAGAAATTGAATTCAATTTTTTAAAGCAGGATTTACCCAGAGCCTTAGATAGTATCAAAAATGGCGCCGAACGTTTAAAAAATATAGCTAGTAGCTTACAAAATTTTTGCCATATGGATGAAGTTTATCCCAAACCGGCTGATTTGCACGCGGCCATTGATAGTGTGCTGTTACTACTGAAAAGTCGGTTAAGTGGAGAAGTAAAAATCGTCAAAAATTATGGTTACATACCTCCAGTTTCTTGCTATATCGGACAACTGAATCAAGTTTTTATCAATATTCTGGGTTATGCCATTGATGGACTGATTAATCAAGAGGTGAATCAGAAATTCGATCAAGAATTTAGCGAAACCGACTATTTAAACCCGGTGCAAACCTTATCCAAGTCTCAGATTTATATTACCACTACTATTATCTCTAGATCGGGGGAAATGCCGGATCGACTTGACGATCGCTGGGTGTCGATTAAAATTAAAGATAATGGAGCGGGGATGTCTTCCGAGAAGTTGGCGCAACTCTATGCTTCGTTTTCTGGCAATCATCGCCGCGTGGAAAAAGAAACCAGTTTATCCGTCTCTTATTGGATTATCACCGCCAAACATGGAGGGGAATTTCTGATGCGATCGCAGCCAGGAGAAGGCACGGAATTTGAAATTTTATTACGGGTTTATTAA
- a CDS encoding photosystem II manganese-stabilizing polypeptide: MRYRAVIAALLALCLGVLTACSEGPTVSKDQLTYEDIVNTGLANNCPELPETARGSIFLDPNQSYILTDLCLQPKEFFVEEETNKRKQESEFVPSKLLTRYTTSLTQISGPLSINEDRSLTFYEEDGIDFQPTTVVLPGGEEVPFLFTIKKLVATSQPGIDTINTSTDFEGKFSVPSYRSSAFLDPKGRGEATGYDNAVAIPAAADKEEIARSNIKRALGGSGEISLKIAKVDGRTGEIAGIFISEQDSDTDLGAKDAVKVKIIGQFYGRVEPNA; encoded by the coding sequence ATGAGGTATCGCGCTGTAATTGCTGCACTTCTAGCACTGTGTTTAGGTGTGTTAACTGCTTGTAGTGAAGGTCCGACCGTCAGTAAGGATCAACTGACTTATGAAGATATTGTCAATACTGGACTTGCCAATAATTGTCCTGAGTTACCAGAAACCGCTCGCGGTTCCATTTTTCTTGATCCTAACCAGTCATATATCCTCACCGATTTGTGTTTACAGCCCAAAGAATTCTTCGTTGAGGAAGAAACGAATAAGCGCAAACAAGAGTCTGAATTTGTCCCCAGTAAATTGTTGACTCGCTACACCACCAGTCTGACCCAAATCAGCGGCCCGTTGAGCATCAACGAAGATCGCAGCCTCACCTTCTATGAAGAGGATGGGATCGATTTTCAGCCAACCACGGTGGTGCTTCCCGGCGGTGAGGAAGTTCCTTTCCTGTTCACGATTAAAAAACTCGTGGCCACCAGCCAGCCTGGAATAGACACTATTAACACTTCTACCGACTTTGAAGGCAAATTCTCTGTTCCTTCTTATCGCTCTTCGGCCTTTTTGGATCCCAAGGGTCGCGGTGAAGCTACCGGCTACGATAATGCAGTCGCAATTCCGGCAGCCGCAGATAAAGAAGAAATTGCCCGCAGCAATATCAAGCGTGCCCTGGGTGGTAGTGGGGAAATTTCTTTGAAAATCGCCAAGGTTGATGGTCGCACTGGTGAAATTGCCGGTATCTTTATCAGCGAACAAGATTCTGATACGGACTTAGGCGCTAAAGATGCTGTGAAAGTGAAGATTATTGGTCAGTTTTACGGTCGGGTTGAACCCAACGCTTAA